In Deinococcus ruber, the genomic window GCGTGCCTTCGTTTGATCGTCAATTCAGCGCCGATGCGTCAGTGTCTGAACTCAATAGAATCGCTCAGGGGCGACCGGCAAACAGCCGCAGATCATCGACGAATGCCTGCATCTTGAGTTCGGCGGCAGCCCTGCCCGCCTGGCGGATCAGATCATAGCCGTCGAGCGTACCCGCCAGCACCGCTTGATGAATGCGGGTGATCACGCCGTCGTTGCCTGAGCCGCGCAGCAGAAACCTGAGGGTGGCGACAGCGCGCGCGGCCTGAACATCGAGGGGCAGGGCATAGAACTCCGCTTCGCTCTCATCGGCCACCTGAGCGCTGCTGCGGTGCACCGGGGCCGTACGGGCCGTGCTGTTCTCAGAAGCCGCTTTGACGGCAGGGGACGCGGCAGAAAGGGCATACTTGCCCGCCTGATCTTTGATGATATCGACCAGCAGCGCCGCCCGCTGGCGCACCGGATAGCCGGTCTCGATCACCGTCTCGAACTTCCTGAGGCGTTCCAGCACGTGTTCCTCACCAAAATCCTTGATGAGCTTGACCGCGACGCTACGGGCGACCTGATGCACCAGGAGCGCCTGCACCACTGCCGAATCAGGCAACACCTGCATCACCGGCGTCGGATCGCCCTCGCTGCCGAAAACGTAGCGCACGGTTGCTTTCAGACCGCGCCCGTCGTACACCACGTCCTGAAGAAAGGCCCGACGAATCAGCTCGTCGTGGGCATCCTGAAGGTTCCGCTTGATCCGGTAAGTCTCGGTTTCAGTCAGCTTACAGTCACGCGCCCAGTCTGAAACCAGGACGGTAAATTCCTGATACGGGTGCAGCGGATCGTGTTCGTTGTGCTTCCGGCTGCTGAGCAGTCGGTAGAGCGCCCGTGCCAGGGGGCGTTTAAGGCTGATCTGAAATTCGATGTCCAGCGGATGCGTGTACTCGTTGCGGATCGATTCGGCAACCGGATCGGCCAGTTGCACGCTGAGGGTGGTGCCCCGACTCAGACTTCGGCGCTCCGGGGTACTCTGCCGAATCTGCGAAATGTAGCTGAAGGTGACGCTGGCCCACCCGTTTGGCCCTTCACCACGCCGCCGCCACGCCCGGCCAATCACGTATTTGGCAACTGTGAGACGGCGGAGCGAAGTCTCCAGGCGCTCGTAATTGGTGCCGTTGTCTTCAAAGCCGGCACGCTGGATCAGCTGATACGCCGTGGTGTGTACAAAGCCGTCCTGAGGTGCGCCCTGCTCGACATACATGGTGTTCAGAGCCGTCACGAAATCGCCGTCTACGCCGTGTGGAACGCCACCAACCTCGGCAGGAGAGAAACAGGACAGTTCGCCGTCATGACCGTTGGCATCGAAGGAAGTCTTCCAGGTGGTGTAACTCTCGGCAATTCTCTCCTGAGCGCTGATCAGGCCCAGGCGCGACAGATTGGTTTCATCAAACTGCTTCACCTCGGTCACGGGTCTGGGAGTTGATCTGGATTTGATCACCTTCTTCGCCATGTTGACCGGAAGTATACTCACTTCTTCCAAAAAAAACCCGCCGTGTCGTCCGGTACCTCTCGCGTTGTTGTTGATTTTTAGATTGTTTTAAAAGATTTTTAAAAGATTGAAGAACAACAACAGGCGACGGAGCGAAATTGCCGAAAACACGATGTTTTTCCGTTTTTTCCGCCGTGTCGTCCGGTATTTTTTGGCGAAAACCGCCGTGTCGTCCGGTACCAAAAGGAGCAAAACCGCCGTGTCGTCCGGTATGTCGACCCCTAAAACCGCCGTGTCGTCCGGTAGTAGGTGTTCCTAAAACCGCCGTGTCGTCCGGTATCAGAGGATAAAAAACCGCCGTGTCGTCCGGTACTGAAAAGAGCAAAACCGCCGTGTCGTCCGGTATGTCGACCCCTAAAACCGCCGTGTCGTCCGGTACTAAAAAGAGCAAAACCGCCGTGTCGTCCGGTATCAAAGAGGGCAAAACCGCCGTGTCGTCCGGTACCTCTATGTCTAGACATACACGGGATTTTGGGGCATTTTATACCGGACGACACGGCGGTTTCTGGAAGTTCACTTTGCGAACCGCCGTGTCGTCCGGTAGTCGAGAAGGCAAGCTGACTCCTATAAAAGCGATACACATCTTCCGAATAACTCAACAAAGACAGAAGTCCCATCTCGGGCAGGAAACCGCCGTGTCGTCCGGTAAATCCGGTGCAACAGAGGACCCAGGCTGTAACAAGCTGTAAATGGAGCAGAGCATACCGACGCTGACTACATTTGTTTTGTCGGGTGAAATAGCCGTTTCGAGTGAATATGCATACAAGCTCAGGCGTCATGGCGGCTTGATTTTCAGAGTCAGCGCCTCCATAGTGAAGCATTCTTTAAGGTCTAGTGGTCAGACCAGTCCTTCCGTGAATTTCTTACCGCTGCCGCAGAGCTTCACAGTTTTTCCTGAAAGTACAGCTTCAAGTGCCATTTTTCTGAATGTGGACTGTTTCCAGGAGGCTGCTTGACCGGAATGACCGTCAAACACGTCAGGATCGCTGATCAGGTGGTTGAGGCATTGCAGGACTGGTTCCGTGCCAGTGAACTGCTGCCGGGTATGCGGCTGCCGCCCGAGCGCGAACTGGCGGCCCGTTTCGGCGTGTCCCGCACCAGTGTCCGAGATGCTCTGGGACGACTGGAACTGCTCGGGTATCTCGATATTCGTCAGGGAGACGGTACGTATGTGCGGCGGCCTGACGGAGAGACGGTGTCGCAGCCGTTTCGCCACCTCGTCAATTCGCTGCCCGACAACGCTGCCGATCTGCTGGAATTCCGGTGCATGCTGGAACCTGAGGTTGCTGCGATGGCCGCTCTACGGCTTACACCTGTGGGGCGAAAAGCGCTGCTGGACAGTCTGGAGCGGCAACAGACCCTGCTCGATCACAGCACGCGGCTGAGCCGCGAAGACGTACTGTTTCATAAGACGTTGGCACAGATCAGCGGCAATACCGTGGTGCTGCGGGTGCTCGAAACCCTGCAAAGTCTGATGCGCGACGTTCATACCGTGGTGCTGCCGGTCGCGAGCGCTCAGGCCACCCTTGAAGAACACCAGCGCATCATTCAGGCGGTGCTGGCGCAGGACCGCGACGGCGCTCGACAAGCGATGACGGCGCACCTTAAAGGCGTGACCGAGGCCTATCTGCACGCTACCCTCAGCCGCTGCCCCTAGAAAACCCGTTCCAGATCCATATGCACATGACCTGAGCCGACCGGAAAGCCGCCCTTGTTGACCGTTGTTCAAGGAAGAACACCATGACCAGGACTCTGTGTACACGCCGCTCTAAAGGCCGTTTCCGGTGACGACCACCGCTCCTGCTCTGGCCCGTCCCAAACGCCGTAACCGCTCGCTCGTCCGCTTTCAGCGCAACCCGGCAGCGCTGCTGGGAGCGGCTGTCTGCCTCATCATCGTGGCGGCGGCGCTGCTGGCTCCGTTGATCGCGCCGCACGATCCGGATTTTCAGTTTCCCGAGGGCCTCACCCTGGAAGGTGCGCCACTGCCGCCGGGCGGAACATATCTGCTGGGCACCGATCTGCTGGGCCGCGACGTATTTTCCCGGCTGATCTGGGGGGCACGTGCGTCTCTGACGGTGGGGTTCGTCAGCAACGGCGTGGCGGTTCTGCTGGGGCTGCTGATCGGTGCACTGGGAGCGCTGCTGCGCGGCTGGGTGGGCACCGTGATCATGCGGTTTACCGATGTCATGCTTGCATTCCCGGTATTGCTGCTCGCCATTGCCCTGACCGCCATTCTGAAGCCCAGCCTGTGGATCGTGGCGCTGGTGATCGCGCTGATCAACTGGGTGCCAATCGCGCGGGTCGTTTACAGCGAAGTGGCTGCCCTGCGCGAGCGCGAGTTCGTCGAGGCGGCGAGCGCGGTGGGAGCCAGCAGCGGGCGCATCCTGACGCGTCATATCCTGCCGCACCTGATTCCAACGGCGCTGGTGTGGGGGTCGCTGGGCGTGAGTACCACCGTGTTGCTGGAAGCCACGCTCAGCTTTCTGGGCGTGGGCGTGCAGCCGCCGACGCCAAGCTGGGGCGGCATCATCAACGAATCGCAGAGCTACCTTGTCACTGCGCCCTGGCTGGTCCTGGCTCCCGGAGCCGCCATCCTGCTGACCTCGCTGGGCTTCAATCTGCTCGGTGAGGGGCTGCGTGACGCGCTCGACCCGCGTGGGGGCCAGTAATGCAAGGAAACCTCTGATGCTCAGCTTTCTCGGGTCAAGGTTGCTCCAGAGCGTGCTGGTGCTGCTGGTCGCGTCGTTCATCACCTTCACGCTGGTGTTTCTGCTGCCCGCCGACCCTGCCCGCATGGTGGCCGGGCCGAGTGCCAGTGTCCAGACCGTGACCAGCATCCGGCATGAACTGGGGCTGGATCGGCCCTTCGTCGCTCAGTACGCCCACTATCTGGACCGTCTTGTTCACCTCGATCTGGGCAGATCGTATAAGCAGAGCAGCGAGGTATCGGCGCTGATGGCCTCGCGCATCTGGCCCACGCTGCAACTGATGCTGGGGGCCATCGCGCTGGAACTGCTGATCGGGCTGCCGCTGGGCATCTGGGCGGCGCTGAACCGGGGGCGCTGGCCCGACACACTGGTCATGGGACTGGCCTTTCTGGGCGCGGCGGCTCCGCAGTTCTGGCTGGCCCTGAGTCTGGTGTATTTGCTGGCCTACCGCTTCGCGCTGTTTCCGCTGGGCGGCTACGGTGGCCTGTCGCACCTGTTTTTGCCCGCCCTCACGCTGGGAATCGGCGGCGCTGGCTGGTACGCCCGCATGATGCGCTCGCAGCTGCTGGAAGTGCTGTCGCAGGACTATATCCGTACTGCCCGTGCCAAGGGCCAGACACCCCGACTCGTGCTGCTGAAACATGCTCTCAGAAACGCCTCGCTCCCGATTATCACCATGATCGGGCTGGATATCGGCACCTTCATGGGCGGCGTGGTGGTGGTCGAGAGCGTGTTCGGCTGGCCGGGGCTGGGGCGGCTGGTCTGGGACGCGATCCGGGTGGTCGATATTCCGATCATCGTGGGTGTGGTGATCTTCAGCGCTTTTGTGATCACTCTCGCCAACCTGCTCGCAGACGTGTTTCAACCGCTGATTGACCCGCGCATCCGTTACCGCTGACGCCCTTGCTGTTCTCTGCCCGGCAGTTCGCCTGCTCCGAAGACACCCGCCTGAAATCCGCTCGTTCTGGAGGTTTTATGACTGGAGGTTCTATGAAACGAAAGACCCTGATGGTGGCCGTTTCTCTCTTGCTCGTCTCGCTGGGTGCCGCGTCTGCTGCCCCAACCCGGGGCGGAAGCATGGTGGTGTCGTACAAAGACGACGTGACTACCCTTGACCCGGCCATCGGTTACGACCTCCAGAACTGGCCCATAGAGAAGATGCTCTTTGACGGGCTGCTCGACTACGCCGTGGGAACCACCCGCCTGGAGCCGCGCCTTGCCGCCTCGATGCCCAAGGTCAGCGCCGACGGCAAGACCTATACCTTTACCCTCCGGCCCGGCGTCAAATTCCAGAACGGGCGCGAAGTGGTCGCCAGCGACGTGATCTACACCCTGACACGCGTGCTCGACCCCAAGACCAAAAGTCCGGGCCAGAGCTTCTATACCAGCATCAGCGGGGCGCAGGCGTTCATAGACGGCAAGGCAAAGACGGTCACAGGTCTGAAAGCCGCCGGGAAGTACGGAGTTACCATTTCACTCGACGCGCCGAATGCGGCCTTCCTGAACATCATGGCGATGAACTTCGCCTATGTGGTGCCAAAAGAGGAGGTGGCGAAGGCTGGAGCCGATTTCGGCCATAAGCCGGTCGGCACCGGCCCCTTTCGGCTGACGAGCTGGCCCAGCGGTCAGCAGCTCGTGTTCGAGCGCAATCCGAATTACTTCTATGCCAACCTGCCGTATCTCGACAAGGTGACGGTCAAGGTCGGCCTCGATCCCAGCGTGGCCTTTCTGAGCCTGACGCGCGGTGAAGTCGATCTGCTCGGAGACGGCATTCCGCCCGCCCAGTTCCTACAGGTGGTGCACGATCCCCGCTACAAGGCCAACGTGCTGATGCGGACCAACGTCAACACCTCGTACATTTCGCTGAATACCGGTGTGGGGCCGCTGAAAGACGTGCGGGTGAGGCAGGCCATCAATATGGCGATCAACAAGACCAAGGTGCTGCGAATCATCAATGGGCGCGGCGAACTGGCAAAAGGCTACCTGCCCCCGCTGATGCCCGGCTACGACCCGGCGGCCAGCGGCTACAAGTATGATCCGGCGGCGGCCAGAGCGCTGCTGAAGGCCGCAGGCTATGCGGGCGGCTTCGACACCACGCTGTACACCACCAGCACCGATCCCAATCCGCGCATCGCCCAGAGTTTGCAGCAGGACCTCGCGGCGGTGGGGATTCGCGCCAGCATCAAGAGTCAGGCGCAGAGCACGGTGGTCGAGGCCGCCAGCACCAAAGCCACAGCGCCGATGGTGTGGTCGGGCGGCATGGCCTGGACACAGGATTACCCCGACCCCAGCGACTTCTACTGGCCGATTCTGAGCTGTAAAAGTGCAGTACAGGGCGGCTGGAACTGGGCCTTCTACTGCGACAAGGCGCTGGACGCCCGCGCCGAGAAGGCCGATCAGATGGTGGCTCCCGGTCAGAGCGCTGCCCGCCTGAAGGAATACGCCAGCATCTTCGCGGCGCTGAACAAACAGGCGCTGTGGGTGCCGATTTACCACGAGGTGCGCTACATGATGCGTTCAGACCGATTGGTGGGCGGCCTGGCCGAGCTGGAAGACCCGATTCACAACATCGTCTACGAGCGCCTGTCGGTGAACAAATGACCCGCCCCCACATTCACACCATTCACCACCAGCCGATCAGCACTCAACACTATGGCTGGGACAACAGCCTGCCGCCTCAGCTGCGCGCCGCGCCGGGCGACACGCTCGACTTCGCCATTCAGGATGCCAGCGGAGGGCAGATCAACGAGCACAGCACAGCCGCCGACGTGCTGAATTTCGACTTCTCGCGCACCAATCCCGTCAATGGCCCGGTCTATATCGAGGGAGCCGAACCGGGCGACGTGCTGAGCGTCGAAGTGCTGGACTTTCAGGAATCGCCCGGTTCCGGTTCCTCTTCGGCGTGGGGCTGGACGGGTATCCTGCCGGGCTTTGGCCTGCTGGCCGCCGATTTTCCCAATCCCTGGCTGCACATCAGCCGCTATGACCGCGAGAAGGTCGTCTTCACGCCTGAAATCACGCTGCCCACCCGGCCCTTCACCGGTACCATCGGCCTCGCTCCTGCTGAGCCGGGGC contains:
- a CDS encoding replication initiator protein A, which gives rise to MAKKVIKSRSTPRPVTEVKQFDETNLSRLGLISAQERIAESYTTWKTSFDANGHDGELSCFSPAEVGGVPHGVDGDFVTALNTMYVEQGAPQDGFVHTTAYQLIQRAGFEDNGTNYERLETSLRRLTVAKYVIGRAWRRRGEGPNGWASVTFSYISQIRQSTPERRSLSRGTTLSVQLADPVAESIRNEYTHPLDIEFQISLKRPLARALYRLLSSRKHNEHDPLHPYQEFTVLVSDWARDCKLTETETYRIKRNLQDAHDELIRRAFLQDVVYDGRGLKATVRYVFGSEGDPTPVMQVLPDSAVVQALLVHQVARSVAVKLIKDFGEEHVLERLRKFETVIETGYPVRQRAALLVDIIKDQAGKYALSAASPAVKAASENSTARTAPVHRSSAQVADESEAEFYALPLDVQAARAVATLRFLLRGSGNDGVITRIHQAVLAGTLDGYDLIRQAGRAAAELKMQAFVDDLRLFAGRP
- a CDS encoding ABC transporter permease → MLSFLGSRLLQSVLVLLVASFITFTLVFLLPADPARMVAGPSASVQTVTSIRHELGLDRPFVAQYAHYLDRLVHLDLGRSYKQSSEVSALMASRIWPTLQLMLGAIALELLIGLPLGIWAALNRGRWPDTLVMGLAFLGAAAPQFWLALSLVYLLAYRFALFPLGGYGGLSHLFLPALTLGIGGAGWYARMMRSQLLEVLSQDYIRTARAKGQTPRLVLLKHALRNASLPIITMIGLDIGTFMGGVVVVESVFGWPGLGRLVWDAIRVVDIPIIVGVVIFSAFVITLANLLADVFQPLIDPRIRYR
- a CDS encoding ABC transporter permease, which translates into the protein MTTTAPALARPKRRNRSLVRFQRNPAALLGAAVCLIIVAAALLAPLIAPHDPDFQFPEGLTLEGAPLPPGGTYLLGTDLLGRDVFSRLIWGARASLTVGFVSNGVAVLLGLLIGALGALLRGWVGTVIMRFTDVMLAFPVLLLAIALTAILKPSLWIVALVIALINWVPIARVVYSEVAALREREFVEAASAVGASSGRILTRHILPHLIPTALVWGSLGVSTTVLLEATLSFLGVGVQPPTPSWGGIINESQSYLVTAPWLVLAPGAAILLTSLGFNLLGEGLRDALDPRGGQ
- a CDS encoding FadR/GntR family transcriptional regulator; this encodes MTVKHVRIADQVVEALQDWFRASELLPGMRLPPERELAARFGVSRTSVRDALGRLELLGYLDIRQGDGTYVRRPDGETVSQPFRHLVNSLPDNAADLLEFRCMLEPEVAAMAALRLTPVGRKALLDSLERQQTLLDHSTRLSREDVLFHKTLAQISGNTVVLRVLETLQSLMRDVHTVVLPVASAQATLEEHQRIIQAVLAQDRDGARQAMTAHLKGVTEAYLHATLSRCP
- a CDS encoding ABC transporter substrate-binding protein, producing the protein MKRKTLMVAVSLLLVSLGAASAAPTRGGSMVVSYKDDVTTLDPAIGYDLQNWPIEKMLFDGLLDYAVGTTRLEPRLAASMPKVSADGKTYTFTLRPGVKFQNGREVVASDVIYTLTRVLDPKTKSPGQSFYTSISGAQAFIDGKAKTVTGLKAAGKYGVTISLDAPNAAFLNIMAMNFAYVVPKEEVAKAGADFGHKPVGTGPFRLTSWPSGQQLVFERNPNYFYANLPYLDKVTVKVGLDPSVAFLSLTRGEVDLLGDGIPPAQFLQVVHDPRYKANVLMRTNVNTSYISLNTGVGPLKDVRVRQAINMAINKTKVLRIINGRGELAKGYLPPLMPGYDPAASGYKYDPAAARALLKAAGYAGGFDTTLYTTSTDPNPRIAQSLQQDLAAVGIRASIKSQAQSTVVEAASTKATAPMVWSGGMAWTQDYPDPSDFYWPILSCKSAVQGGWNWAFYCDKALDARAEKADQMVAPGQSAARLKEYASIFAALNKQALWVPIYHEVRYMMRSDRLVGGLAELEDPIHNIVYERLSVNK